The following DNA comes from Rhodopseudomonas boonkerdii.
CAGCGACAGGAACAGCAGGCGCAGCAGCGATGTCTTGCCGGCGCCGGAAGGGCCGGTCAGGAATTGAAAGGAATGCGCGGGAATCTGGAAGTTCAGATCGCGCAGGATTTCCGGACCAAGCCCGTATCGCAGGCCTACATTTTCGAACCGGACCACGTGCAGCTCCGTTCGACGGGTTCACTTAAGGCTCAAGATATCGGTCATTTGCTTGTGCGGCCGTTATGGTTTCCGATTCGTTAACGGTCGTCTTGTAGCTTGCGCCGCATGTCATCGGCACTCGGCACCATGCATATCGTCTGTCCCCATTGCACGACGTCCTACGCCGTCAATCCGGCAGGCTTCGGAGATGCCGGCCGCACCGTCCGCTGCGCGCGCTGCAAGGAAACCTGGCTGGCCAGGCCAGAAGATCTGTCCCGGCCCAAGCCGGTCATGACCGATCCAGGCGAAGACCTGAGCACCTGGGGCGTCAGCGAGGAAGAGGCCCGGGAGCCGGACGTGCCGGAGGTTGAGAGCCCCTCGATTTCGGCGGACTGGCCGGTGGAACCCAGGCCGGAATCGAAGTTCCAGCCGCGCACCGAGGACACCGATTGGACGATCGCCGCCCGCGAGGATGCCGGATCGCTGCGCGACATCAAACCGGCACGCCTGGGTAAGCTTCGCAATTTGGCCCCAAGGATGCCGCACCGCGGCCTCAACAGATCGCACATCCTGCCCGTGATAACCGCCGCCATGGCGGCATTTGCGATGGCTATTTTGATCTGGCGGGTCGATATCGTGAAGCTGATGCCGCAAACTGCCGCCTTTTACGAGGCTTTCGGCATCGACGTGAACATCCGCGGCCTCGCCTTCAAGGACGTGAAAGTCACCACGGAAACCGTCGATGGCAAGCCGGTGATGCTGATCGAAGGCTATATCGTCTCCGAAACCCGCGTGCCGACTGCGATGCCGCGCCTGCGGTTCGTGGTTCGCGACGACAAAGGCACCGAGATCTACGCCTGGAGCGCAGTGCTGGAACAGCCGGGCCTCAATCCCGGCGATAAAACCTGGTTCAAATCCCGCTTGGCCTCGCCGCCGGTGGAAGGCCGCAGCATCGACGTGCGCTTTTTCAACAAGCGCGACGTTGCCGGCGCGTAAGTATCTGAGGATTAACGATGTCGCGTATCCTGATCGCCGATGACGAGGAGCCGCTACGCCTTTTGGTCGGCCGCGCCATTGCGATGGATGGCCACGAGATCGTCACCGCCGAGGATGGTGCCGAAGCCCTTGAAATCCTGACGGAGCAGGAAGGCCGTTTCGATCTGCTCCTGACCGACATCAAGATGCCGATTATGGACGGAATCGCACTGGCGCTCGCCGCCGCGCGCGATTTTCCCGACCTGACCATCCTGCTGATGACCGGCTATGCCGACCAGCGCGAGCGGGCAACCGGTCTCAATGCAATCGTGCATGACGTGGTGACGAAACCATTCTCCGTCGCAGACATCCGCACCGCCGTGGCAGATGCACTTGCGTCCCGCAGCAAGGCTTGAACCTTCCAGCTGTCACCCGATGACGCAGGGCTGTGTCGCCATGCGGCCTCTGGTATGCGCATCGCCGCCTTTGTAGAAGTCCCGGCAAACAACCCGTAGCAGCAACTTTGATATCGCCACAAGGAATACGTATGACTGACGCCGACCTCGAAGCCGCCGGCTGGACCATCATGCATGACGACGGTTTCATCCAGCTCGTCGGACCGATGTGGCATCGGGAAGTCAACGGCGCGCACGAATTCGCGATCCTCGGCCAGGAAAAGCATCGTAATCGTCGCGGCGTCGTGCAGGGTGGCGCGATCATGACCTTGGCCGACCGTAGTTGCGGGATGGGTGCCCGTGCCGCGGCGGGCGTCGAGGCGCTCGCCACGGTGCAGATGGATACATATTTCGTGGACGCGGCCCGGATCGGTGACCTGATCGTCTCGCGCCCGCGCGCTGTACGCACGACAAAGAGCCTGATTTTCATGACCACCGAAGTGACTGTCGGCGACAGTCATGTCGTCGCTACCGCCCATGGCGTGTTCAAGGTCATGCGCGACAGCGCCGACAAAGGACGTTCGCCACGCTGACTGACCAGCGACAGATCGCGAATACTTCTCTCGCGCGTGGAACGAAAATGCAGTCTGGCTCTTAGAAGAGCGATAGCGCTCATATGCGGCATATCGGCACCGCTGCCGATCCGTTCAGCACGACGTTTTCCGATTATGGCCTTTTCCTCACGCCACCATCCCGAGGCCCTGTTGGCAACCGGCACCGATGCAGAGACGCCGGCTTCCGCCGCTGCACTGCCCCGCGACACGGCCGTGGTATTGGTGGTCGAAGATGATCCCCTGCTGCGCATGAACGCAGCCGATATGATCAAGGAAGCCGGTTTCGAGGCAGTCGAGGCGTCGGACGCCGATGCTGCGATCCAAATCCTCGAAAGCCGCGATGACATTCGCCTGATCTTTACCGATATCGACATGCCGGGCTCGATGGACGGACTAGCTCTCGCCCATGCAGTCGCCAATCGCTGGCCGCCGGTGCTTATCATCGCCACCTCGGGTCGTTTCAGGGTTAGCGAAACCGATCTGCCGAACGGCGGTCGCTTCATCCCCAAGCCCTATCGGCAATATCAGCTCGTCGAGATGCTGGCCGGACTTTCAATCGCCGACCGACTCTGAGGCCCATTTCGGCACGTCGAAGCCGGGCGCTTCGTTGCGACCGACCACGCTTGTTTCAATACCTGCTTCTGCAGGAGCAATCGCTGCGGGCATTGCGATGGCCCCGCTCATTCGGCGGGACAATACCTCATGGGAGCCCGGCGGACAGCCATTTGCGCTAGTGTACTTCGGCTGCGAGCACCGCTTCGACACGGATTTCCTCGGTGAGGCGTGCCTTCAGATCGGAAAAGGCCGGGCTTGTCTTGATCGTGTAGTGGCGAGGATGCGGCAGATCGACCGGGATATCGGCCTTGATGCGTCCTGGCCGCGCCGACATCACCACCACACGAGAGGCGAGGAAAATCGCTTCCTCGATATCATGGGTGACAAAGATCACCGTCTTCCGCTCGCGTTCCCAAATGCCGAGCAGAAGCTCCTGCATCAGAGCGCGGGTCTGGTTGTCGAGCGCCCCGAACGGCTCGTCGAGCAACAGCATCTTGGGATCGTTGGCCAGCGCACGCGCGATGGCCGTGCGCTGCTGCATACCGCCTGAAAGCTGCTTGGGGAAGTGACTGGCGAAGCTGGTCAGGCCAACTTTCTCCAGCCACGCACGTGCGATGTTGTTTCGCTCCTTCTGTGTGATGCCGCGTTCGCGCAAACCAAAGGCGACATTCTCGGCAACGGTCAGCCAGGGGAACAAAGTGTAGGACTGGAAAACCATCCCACGGTCGGCGCCGGGGCCTGTGATCGCTTTGCCATCGAGCAGGATGCGGCCAGTGGTCGGCGTATCCAGGCCA
Coding sequences within:
- a CDS encoding MJ0042-type zinc finger domain-containing protein produces the protein MSSALGTMHIVCPHCTTSYAVNPAGFGDAGRTVRCARCKETWLARPEDLSRPKPVMTDPGEDLSTWGVSEEEAREPDVPEVESPSISADWPVEPRPESKFQPRTEDTDWTIAAREDAGSLRDIKPARLGKLRNLAPRMPHRGLNRSHILPVITAAMAAFAMAILIWRVDIVKLMPQTAAFYEAFGIDVNIRGLAFKDVKVTTETVDGKPVMLIEGYIVSETRVPTAMPRLRFVVRDDKGTEIYAWSAVLEQPGLNPGDKTWFKSRLASPPVEGRSIDVRFFNKRDVAGA
- a CDS encoding response regulator yields the protein MSRILIADDEEPLRLLVGRAIAMDGHEIVTAEDGAEALEILTEQEGRFDLLLTDIKMPIMDGIALALAAARDFPDLTILLMTGYADQRERATGLNAIVHDVVTKPFSVADIRTAVADALASRSKA
- a CDS encoding PaaI family thioesterase, with the translated sequence MTDADLEAAGWTIMHDDGFIQLVGPMWHREVNGAHEFAILGQEKHRNRRGVVQGGAIMTLADRSCGMGARAAAGVEALATVQMDTYFVDAARIGDLIVSRPRAVRTTKSLIFMTTEVTVGDSHVVATAHGVFKVMRDSADKGRSPR
- a CDS encoding response regulator; the protein is MNAADMIKEAGFEAVEASDADAAIQILESRDDIRLIFTDIDMPGSMDGLALAHAVANRWPPVLIIATSGRFRVSETDLPNGGRFIPKPYRQYQLVEMLAGLSIADRL
- a CDS encoding ABC transporter ATP-binding protein, coding for MSKLVIENVSRVFPAVRGGTPTRALEPTNLTVADNDFVTILGPSGCGKSTLLRMIAGLDTPTTGRILLDGKAITGPGADRGMVFQSYTLFPWLTVAENVAFGLRERGITQKERNNIARAWLEKVGLTSFASHFPKQLSGGMQQRTAIARALANDPKMLLLDEPFGALDNQTRALMQELLLGIWERERKTVIFVTHDIEEAIFLASRVVVMSARPGRIKADIPVDLPHPRHYTIKTSPAFSDLKARLTEEIRVEAVLAAEVH